Proteins encoded together in one Styela clava chromosome 12, kaStyClav1.hap1.2, whole genome shotgun sequence window:
- the LOC120330503 gene encoding uncharacterized protein LOC120330503, with protein MFLFTVTLFIFAVGAGQARNCYSCYDYPNFDYEECFQADFPYNNRTCYNEQHLCYVATAKDANGNLVYIDRGCSSYEVGDCVQATNQTGHKWTLCTRTCKTDFCNTGDNHGFSTSAETILVSLFALLAFYTNML; from the exons ATGTTTCTATTCACCGTGACCCTATTTATATTTGCTGTAGGTGCGG GGCAAGCACGTAATTGCTACTCTTGTTATGATTATCCAAATTTTGATTACGAAGAATGCTTCCAGGCAGATTTTCCTTACAACAATAGAACTTGCTACAACGAACAACATCTGTGCTACGTTGCTACTGCAAAAGACG CCAACGGAAATCTTGTTTACATCGATCGCGGATGCTCCTCATATGAGGTGGGAGACTGTGTCCAAGCTACGAATCAAACCGGACATAAGTGGACACTATGCACGAGAACTTGTAAAACAG ACTTCTGCAATACGGGTGACAACCATGGATTCTCCACCAGTGCCGAAACAATTCTTGTCTCACTTTTCGCCTTATTGGCGTTCTATACCAATATGCTATag
- the LOC144430516 gene encoding myosin-6-like: protein MAGIMHQQNMKFKNKQREEQAEPDGTEDADKVAYLFGLNSADFLKYLCHPRVKVGNEYVTKGQTVPQVTYGVGGLSKGVFEKHFNWLVKIINNSLSTKLPRSYFIGVLDIAGFEIFDFNSFEQLCINFTNEKLQQFFNHHMFVLEQEEYKKEGIDWVFIDFGMDLAACIELIEKPLGIMSILEEECMFPKATDKSFMDKLYQNHLGKTKAFGKPIKKTKFESHFELHHYAGTVGYSITDWLEKNKEPLNSSVVDLYKKSSLKLMQTIWEGYMGPEEAAAAAKSGGKRKKGGSFNTVSSMHRESLNKLMTNLRSTAPHFVRCIVPNETKTPGVMDPHVVLHQLRCNGVLEGIRICRKGFPNRLPYGDFKQRYRILNPNAVPDGQFLDSKKASEKILTSLEGIDHEKYKLGHTKVFFRAGMLGVLEELRDNKLSSIFKLIQARMRGKLMRIEYNKLIERRVAVRVLQSNLRAFFGVRDWEWMKLMFKIKPLLQTAEAAKELEQLEAENEDLKTNLEKESKRRKELEESQVSLIQEKNDLVLQLQSEQDRIDDAEDRCDQLIRTKVELDGKIKETQERLEDEEELNNELVSKKRKLEDECSELKKDIDDLEITLAKVEKEKHATENKLKNLQEELASQDEQIAKLQKEKKALQEAHQQTLDDLQGEEDKVNSLTKQKAKLEQQVDDLEASLEQEKKLRMDLERTKRKLEGDLRLTQETVMDLENDKQRLEEKLKKQEFEYSQLATKLEDEQALVMQLQKKIKELQARIEELEEELEAERAARAKVEKQRADLSRELEELSERLEEAGGATAAQVELNKRREAEFSKLRREFEESNLSHEATVSTLRKKHADSSAEMSEQVDNLQRVKQKLEKEKSEMKMEIDDLAANVESVTKAKLNYEKMARSLEEQFGESKAKCDNLTKEVNELNAAKARFASENGELSRQLEEREHLMAQLTRTKNSSSQQIEELKRVVEEEAKAKAALAHSVQASRHDNDLLREQYEEEQEAKAELQRALSKANAEVAQWRNKYETDAIQRTEELEEAKKKLATRLQEAEEQVEATQAKCASLEKTKNRLQGELEDLTIDLERSNSAAAALDKKQRNFDKILAEHKQKEEELQVDLEQAQKEARGLSTELFKMKNAYEESLDALETVKRENKNLQEEIADLTDQLGEGGKSIHELEKAKRTLEHERNEIQAALEEAEGAIEGEESKVLRLQVELAQIKQDFEGRLSEKEEEIDNQRRNQQRSLESMQTTLDSESKARQEAVRMKKKMEGDLNDLEIQLGHSTRQAADSQKAVKAAQAHVKDLELQVDEAQRHSEDLQEQFAVIDRRENLLKAEIEELRSALEQAERGRKLAETELLESSERSNLLHTQNTALINQKRKLEGELQTMQGEVEESVQEQRNAEEKAKKAITDAATMAEELKKEQDLSSHLERMKKNMEQTVKDLQQRLDEAEQVALKGGKKQVQKLETRVRELENELDAEQRRNGESVKNQRKYERKLKEVTYQAEEDKKNLTRIQDLVDKLQIKVKTYKRQAEEAEEQANQNLSKYRKLQHELDDAEERADMAESALNKLRSKARDM from the exons ATGGCTGGTATTATGCACCAACAAAACATGAAGTTCAAAAACAAACAACGCGAGGAACAAGCTGAACCTGATGGCACAGAAG ATGCCGACAAAGTTGCATATTTGTTCGGCCTCAACTCTGCCGATTTTCTCAAGTACTTGTGCCATCCACGCGTAAAAGTTGGAAACGAATACGTAACAAAAGGACAAACTGTTCCACAAGTTACATACGGTGTTGGCGGATTGAGCAAAGGTGTTTTCGAAAAACATTTCAACTGGTTGGTCAAAATCATCAACAATAGTCTCAGCACTAAACTGCCAAGAAGTTATTTCATTGGTGTACTCGATATTGctggttttgaaatttttgac ttTAACAGCTTCGAACAACTTTGCATTAACTTCACCAATGAAAAATTGCAACAATTTTTCAACCATCACATGTTCGTTCTTGAACAAGAAGAATACAAAAAGGAAGGAATTGATTGGGTTTTCATTGATTTCGGTATGGATTTGGCTGCTTGCATCGAACTTATCGAGAAG CCTCTTGGAATCATGTCCATCCTCGAAGAAGAATGCATGTTCCCGAAAGCCACTGACAAGTCGTTCATGGACAAATTGTACCAAAATCATTTGGGCAAAACGAAAGCATTCGGAAAGCCAATCAAGAAAACAAAATTCGAATCTCACTTCGAACTTCATCATTACGCTGGAACC GTTGGCTACAGCATTACTGATTGGCTTGAGAAGAACAAGGAACCACTTAACAGCAGCGTTGTGGACTTGTACAAAAAGTCATCCTTAAAACTCATGCAAACTATTTGGGAAGGGTATATGGGCCCAGAAGAAGCTGCTGCAGCAGCAAAATCTGGTGGAAAGAGAAAGAAGGGAGGTTCTTTCAACACTGTATCTTCCATGCACAGAGAGAGCTTGAACAAACTTATGACTAATCTGAG atCTACTGCTCCTCATTTCGTCCGTTGCATTGTTcctaatgaaacaaaaactCCAGGAGTTATGGATCCTCATGTCGTTTTACATCAGCTTCGTTGTAATGGTGTGTTGGAAGGTATTCGTATTTGCCGCAAAGGTTTCCCCAACAGACTTCCTTATGGTGATTTCAAGCAAAGATATCGTATTCTCAATCCAAATGCCGTTCCCGATGGTCAGTTCTTGGACAGCAAGAAAGCTTCCGAAAAGATTCTCACATCTCTTGAAGGCATCGATCACGAAAAATACAAGTTAGGTCATACTAAG GTTTTCTTCCGTGCTGGTATGTTGGGTGTTTTGGAAGAACTTCGTGACAACAAATTGTCCTCCATCTTCAAACTTATCCAAGCTCGTATGCGCGGTAAACTGATGAGAATTGAATACAATAAACTCATCGAAAGAAG AGTTGCAGTCCGCGTCCTTCAATCTAATCTTCGTGCTTTCTTTGGTGTACGTGACTGGGAATGGATGAAACTTATGTTCAAGATCAAACCACTCCTTCAAACTGCTGAAGCCGCAAAAGAACTTGAACAATTAGAAGCCGAAAATGAAGATCTCAAAACTAACTTAGAAAAAGAATCTAAGAGACGAAAGGAACTTGAAGAATCTCAAGTTTCTCTCATCCAAGAAAAGAACGATTTGGTTTTGCAGCTGCAGTCT GAACAAGATAGAATTGACGATGCTGAAGATCGTTGCGATCAACTTATTAGAACAAAAGTTGAATTAGACGGAAAAATCAAGGAAACACAAGAGAGACTAGAAGATGAAgaagaattgaacaatgaattGGTTTCTAAGAAACGCAAGCTAGAAGACGAATGCTCCGAATTAAAGAAAGATATTGATGATCTTGAAATCACTCTTGCTAAAGTGGAGAAAGAAAAACACGCGACTGAAAACAAG tTGAAAAATTTACAAGAAGAACTAGCATCCCAAGATGAACAGATCGCAAAACTTCAAAAAGAAAAGAAAGCTCTTCAAGAAGCACATCAACAAACATTGGATGATTTGCAAGGAGAAGAAGACAAAGTCAACAGTCTTACTAAGCAAAAAGCAAAACTTGAACAACAAGTTGATGAT CTTGAAGCATCTCTCGAACAAGAAAAGAAACTTCGCATGGATCTGGAGAGAACTAAGAGAAAGTTAGAAGGAGATTTGAGACTTACTCAAGAAACAGTCATGGATCTTGAAAACGATAAGCAGAGATTGGAAGAGAAATTGAAGAAGCAAGAATTTGAATACAGTCAACTTGCAACTAAACTTGAAGATGAACAAGCTCTTGTTATGCAACTTCAGAAGAAAATCAAAGAACTACAAGCTCGTATTGAGGAACTCGAAGAAGAACTTGAAGCTGAACGTGCAGCAAGAGCAAAAGTAGAAAAGCAAAGAGCTGATCTTTCAAGAGAGTTGGAAGAATTAAGTGAACGACTTGAAGAAGCAGGTGGTGCCACTGCTGCTCAG GTTGAGCTCAATAAGCGTCGCGAGGCAGAATTCTCTAAACTTCGCCGTGAGTTTGAAGAATCTAATCTTTCTCACGAAGCAACGGTTTCAACATTGCGTAAGAAACATGCTGATTCAAGTGCTGAAATGAGCGAACAAGTCGATAATTTGCAAAGAGTCAaacagaaattggaaaaagaaaaGAGCGAAATGAAAATGGAAATTGATGATCTCGCTGCCAACGTTGAAAGTGTTACCAAAGCTAAA CTCAACTACGAGAAAATGGCGCGTAGCCTCGAGGAACAGTTTGGTGAATCTAAGGCTAAATGCGACAACTTGACCAAAGAAGTAAATGAACTGAACGCTGCTAAAGCTAGATTTGCTTCTGAAAATG GTGAACTTTCACGACAACTCGAAGAACGTGAGCATTTGATGGCTCAACTCACAAGAACCAAGAACAGTTCATCACAACAAATTGAAGAACTCAAGCGAGTGGTTGAAGAAGAAGCCAAAGCAAAAGCTGCTCTTGCACATTCTGTGCAAGCTTCAAGACACGACAATGATCTCCTTCGTGAACAATATGAAGAAGAACAAGAGGCAAAGGCTGAACTTCAACGAGCGTTATCGAAAGCAAACGCCGAAGTTGCACAATGGCGAAACAAATATGAAACCGACGCCATTCAGAGAACTGAAGAATTGGAGGAGGCAAA AAAAAAATTGGCTACTCGTTTACAAGAAGCTGAAGAGCAAGTTGAAGCCACACAAGCAAAATGTGCAAGTCTTGAAAAAACTAAGAATCGTCTCCAAGGAGAATTGGAAGATCTTACAATTGATCTTGAGAGATCTAACTCGGCGGCTGCTGCTTTGGATAAGAAGCAAAGAAATTTCGATAAG ATTCTTGCTGAGCACAAGCAAAAGGAAGAAGAATTGCAAGTTGATTTAGAACAAGCTCAAAAAGAGGCCCGAGGTTTGTCAACCGAGTTGTTCAAAATGAAGAATGCATATGAAGAATCTCTTGACGCCCTTGAAACTGTCAAGAGAGAAAACAAAAATCTTCAAGAAGAAATTGCTGATCTTACTGATCAACTAGGAGAAGGAGGAAAAAGCATTCATGAGCTGGAAAAAGCAAAACGAACACTTGAACATGAGCGCAATGAAATTCAG GCTGCTCTGGAAGAAGCAGAAGGTGCCATTGAAGGAGAAGAATCCAAAGTCCTTCGTTTACAAGTTGAATTGGCTCAAATTAAACAAGATTTTGAAGGAAGACTGAgcgaaaaagaagaagaaattgACAATCAGAG acGCAATCAACAACGATCTTTGGAATCTATGCAAACTACTTTAGATTCTGAGAGCAAAGCCAGACAAGAAGCAGTTCGTATGAAGAAGAAGATGGAAGGAGATCTTAATGATCTTGAAATTCAACTTGGACATTCAACCAGACAAGCCGCTGATTCACAAAAAGCAGTTAAAGCTGCTCAAGCTCATGTTAAA gaTTTGGAATTGCAAGTTGATGAAGCTCAACGTCACTCTGAAGATCTTCAAGAACAATTTGCTGTCATTGATCGTAGAGAAAATTTACTCAAGGCTGAAATTGAAGAGCTGAGATCAGCACTTGAACAAGCAGAACGTGGTCGCAAACTCGCCGAAACCGAACTACTTGAAAGCAGCGAACGATCGAATCTTCTTCATACACAAAATACTGCTCTTATTAACCAGAAACGCAAGTTAGAAGGTGAATTGCAAACCATGCAAGGAGAAGTTGAAGAATCTGTTCAAGAACAAAGAAACGCAGAAGAAAAGGCAAAGAAAGCAATCACTGAC GCTGCAACAATGGCTGAAGAATTGAAGAAAGAACAAGATCTTTCATCTCACTTGGAAAGAATGAAGAAGAATATGGAACAAACTGTGAAGGATCTTCAACAAAGACTCGATGAAGCTGAACAAGTTGCTCTTAAAGGGGGAAAGAAACAAGTTCAAAAACTTGAAACCCGG GTGCGTGAACTTGAAAATGAACTTGATGCCGAGCAACGCCGAAATGGTGAATCTGTGAAGAACCAACGTAAATACGAACGCAAGTTGAAGGAAGTTACATACCAAGCAGAAGAAGACAAAAAGAATCTGACCCGCATCCAAGATCTCGTTGACAAACTTCAAATCAAGGTCAAAACATACAAGAGACAAGCTGAAGAAGCCGAGGAACAAGCCAACCAAAACTTATCAAAATATCGTAAACTGCAACACGAATTGGATGATGCTGAAGAAAGAGCTGACATGGCAGAATCTGCACTCAACAAACTCAGATCCAAAGCTCGTGATATGTGA
- the LOC144430589 gene encoding uncharacterized protein LOC144430589, with translation RKYERKLKEITYQAEEDEKNLTRIQDLVDKLQIKVKTYKRQAEEAEEQANQNLSKYRKLQHELDDAEKRADMTESALNKLISKAPDM, from the coding sequence CGTAAATACGAACGCAAGTTGAAGGAAATTACATACCAAGCAGAAGAAGACGAAAAGAATCTGACCCGCATCCAAGATCTCGTTGACAAACTTCAAATCAAGGTCAAAACATACAAGAGACAAGCTGAAGAAGCCGAGGAACAAGCCAACCAAAACTTATCAAAATATCGTAAACTGCAACACGAGTTGGACGATGCTGAAAAAAGAGCTGACATGACAGAATCTGCACTCAACAAACTCATATCTAAAGCTCCTGATATGTGA